The Arachis duranensis cultivar V14167 chromosome 2, aradu.V14167.gnm2.J7QH, whole genome shotgun sequence genome has a window encoding:
- the LOC110277557 gene encoding protein NONRESPONDING TO OXYLIPINS 2, mitochondrial isoform X2 — MASACSRIAQRASSFSSIKSTIKSTLRSSSFSNTATTTSPLRRSILTRVAPELRCAQSMLPLHSAVATARMASCLRTTSRSCRALSQGT, encoded by the exons ATGGCTTCAGCGTGCAGCAGAATCGCGCAAAgagcttcttcattttcttccatAAAATCAACCATCAAATCCACTCTTCGCTCTTCATCCTTCTCCAACACCGCCACCACTACTTCTCCTCTTCGCCGATCCATTTTAactag GGTTGCTCCGGAACTGAGATGCGCGCAGTCGATGCTGCCACTGCATAGTGCGGTTGCGACGGCGAGGATGGCGTCATGCCTGAGAACAACATCTCGGAGCTGCCGAGCGCTATCACAGG GCACATAG
- the LOC110277557 gene encoding protein NONRESPONDING TO OXYLIPINS 2, mitochondrial isoform X1 has translation MASACSRIAQRASSFSSIKSTIKSTLRSSSFSNTATTTSPLRRSILTRVAPELRCAQSMLPLHSAVATARMASCLRTTSRSCRALSQGTLCCTSPGL, from the exons ATGGCTTCAGCGTGCAGCAGAATCGCGCAAAgagcttcttcattttcttccatAAAATCAACCATCAAATCCACTCTTCGCTCTTCATCCTTCTCCAACACCGCCACCACTACTTCTCCTCTTCGCCGATCCATTTTAactag GGTTGCTCCGGAACTGAGATGCGCGCAGTCGATGCTGCCACTGCATAGTGCGGTTGCGACGGCGAGGATGGCGTCATGCCTGAGAACAACATCTCGGAGCTGCCGAGCGCTATCACAGGGTACTCTCTGCTGCACCTCTCCCGGCCTCTAA
- the LOC107473233 gene encoding 26S proteasome regulatory subunit 7, giving the protein MAIEHEDELKDEKNPRPLDEDDIALLKTYGLGPYSTSIKKVEKEIKDMAKKVNDLCGIKESDTGLAAPSQWDLVSDKQMMQEEQPLQVARCTKIINPNSEDAKYVINVKQIAKFVVGLGDKVSPTDIEEGMRVGVDRNKYQIQIPLPPKIDPSVTMMTVEEKPDVTYNDVGGCKEQIEKMREVVELPMLHPEKFVKLGIDPPKGVLCYGPPGTGKTLLARAVANRTDACFIRVIGSELVQKYVGEGARMVRELFQMARSKKACIVFFDEVDAIGGARFDDGVGGDNEVQRTMLEIVNQLDGFDARGNIKVLMATNRPDTLDPALLRPGRLDRKVEFGLPDLESRTQIFKIHTRTMNCERDIRFELLARLCPNSTGADIRSVCTEAGMYAIRARRKTVTEKDFLDAVNKVIKGYQKFSATPKYMVYN; this is encoded by the exons ATGGCAATTGAACACGAAGACGAACTCAAGGACGAGAAGAACCCTAGACCCCTTGACGAAGATGACATCGCCCTCCTCAAAACCTAT GGTTTGGGACCATACTCCACAAGTATCAAAAAAGTTGAGAAGGAAATCAAAGATATGGCAAAGAAAGTGAATGACCTATGTG GTATCAAGGAATCTGATACTGGTTTAGCCGCACCAAGCCAGTGGGATCTTGTGTCTGATAAGCAGATGATGCAGGAGGAGCAGCCTCTTCAG GTGGCAAGGTGCACAAAGATTATAAATCCAAACTCCGAAGATGCTAAATATGTTATCAATGTGAAACAGATTGCTAAG TTTGTTGTTGGCCTTGGTGACAAAGTTTCCCCCACTGACATAGAGGAAGGGATGCGTGTTGG GGTTGATAGAAACAAATATCAGATTCAAATTCCTTTGCCACCAAAGATTGATCCAAGTGTTACCATGATGACGGTTGAAGAGAAGCCTGATGTGACATATAATGATGTTGGTGGTTGTAAAGAGCAGATTGAAAAGATGCGAGAA GTAGTTGAACTTCCTATGCTTCATCCGGAGAAATTTGTCAAGCTTGGAATTGACCCTCCAAAGGGAGTTCTTTGTTATGGTCCCCCGGGAACTGGCAAAACACTTCTAGCAAGGGCTGTGGCTAATAGGACTGATGCTTGTTTTATAAGAGTCATTGGAAGTGAACTGGTTCAGAAGTATGTTGGTGAGGGAGCTCGGATGGTTCGGGAACTATTTCAG ATGGCTCGTTCAAAGAAGGCTTGCATTGTCTTTTTTGATGAAGTTGATGCAATTGGTGGTGCAAGGTTTGATGATGGTGTTGGTGGTGACAATGAGGTTCAGCGCACAATGCTTGAAATTGTGAATCAGCTCGATGGGTTTGATGCTCGTGGAAACATCAAAGTTCTCATGGCAACAAACAG ACCTGACACACTAGATCCGGCACTACTACGGCCTGGACGATTGGATCGTAAAGTGGAATTCGGTCTTCCTGATTTAGAGAGTAGGACGCAGATATTCAAGATTCACACAAGAACCATGAACTGCGAAAGGGACATCCGTTTTGAACTTCTAGCTCGGCTTTGCCCGAATTCCACTG GAGCTGATATAAGGAGTGTGTGCACCGAAGCCGGTATGTACGCAATCCGGGCCAGAAGGAAGACTGTAACAGAGAAGGACTTCCTTGATGCAGTAAACAAAGTGATCAAGGGGTACCAGAAGTTCAGTGCAACCCCAAAGTATATGGTCTACAACTga